One stretch of Eupeodes corollae chromosome 2, idEupCoro1.1, whole genome shotgun sequence DNA includes these proteins:
- the LOC129947220 gene encoding nose resistant to fluoxetine protein 6-like, with product MIQKPFLTFLTVCLCFLIIGIDAVSVVNNVTVSSEILSEVFFNEIRYNRDLINKAKLYHNSEKCFRELSEIIKKPTSLEVIPFFDSWGKFPSGILYGNVYDIGNFDQCVRTSVKFSELPDNPVNGQFCFARVPLKNLEDQPERRIPVFSDVPITGSRASLSELELSIGICVPDSCSAEFLTDVLKEGLGHAGLQEALSGISVHWCTDGKPPPYKAIHIIGIVIFGVFGVLMVLSSLYEYFMRLFKKTPVPVLLAFSILTNGRKLFDINTKSSPNTINCLTGIRVISMAWIMSCHTYMTMQMIPAINLIESVSWFKNVYSMIFINGTVAVDSFFFIGGLLVAWLGFREMDKTNGKLNIVMMYVHRYIRLTPLVAASLLYTFSINEIIFTGPFREKTLGTDNCTPENWWPILLYIQNYFIQEPQCFARSWYLAIDFQLYLFAPFLLLAMRKWGKKFFAVLLVLSLMSIACVMTIFIANGFTNLRSFQNPNEWTKTYIPMHTRCSPWLVGFGLGYFMHINRQRKFHLSKVFQLLAWFVSAFIMIAVVFGPYFTMSTKGNGTVFEAAMYEGWKRFSWAIALAWITFACQIGIGGTVDAFLSHPYWQPFAKLTYSLYLIHSFVLRVNFGMMRTEIFFSDYNAVLYFWNTFGISMMVAIISTLAFESPILILEKFIFGGSSSDKKQTPPPSEPAIQRVTFAEPPQKGV from the exons ATgattcaaaaaccatttcttacgtttttgacagtttgtctttgttttttaataattggtaTTGATGCAGTATCAGTTGTAAATAATGTGACTGTATCGAGTGAAATTTTAAGTGAAGTTTTCTTTAATGAAATTCGTTATAATCGAGATTTAATTAACAAAGCTAAATTATATCATAATTCGGAAAAATGTTTTCGTGAAttaagtgaaataataaaaaagcctACAAGTCTTGAGGTCATACCCT tttttgatTCATGGGGGAAATTTCCGTCTGGAATTCTTTATGGTAATGTCTATGATATCGGTAATTTTGATCAGTGCGTAAGAACTTCGGTGAAATTCAGCGAACTTCCTGATAACCCCGTAAATGGACAATTCTGCTTCGCAAGAGTTCCTCTTAAAAATCTAGAAGATCAACCAGAACGACGTATTCCAGTGTTTAGCGATGTCCCGATTACAGGATCGAGAGCAAGTTTGTCAGAATTGGAACTTAGCATAGGAATATGTGTTCCAGATAGTTGCAGTGCAGAGTTTCTGACGGATGTTCTAAAAGAAGGCCTAGGTCATGCAGGCTTGCAAGAAGCACTCTCGGGAATTTCTGTACATTGGTGTACTGATGGGAAGCCTCCACCATATAAGGCAATTCATATTATAGGAAT AGtaatttttggtgtttttggaGTTCTGATGGTTTTGAGCTCGCTGTATGAATATTTCATGAGATTATTCAAAA AAACTCCAGTTCCCGTTTTATTAGCATTTTCCATTCTCACAAATGGCAGAAAATTATTTGACATCAATACAAAAAGTTCGCCAAACACAATCAATTGTCTCACTGGAATTCGTGTCATTTCAATGGCTTGGATAATGTCATGTCATACTTATATGACAATGCAAATGATTCCAGCAATTAATCTAATCGAAAGTGTATCG tggttcaaaaatgtttattcaatGATTTTCATAAATGGAACGGTTGCTGTGGATTCGTTCTTTTTCATCGGTGGTCTGCTTGTTGCTTGGCTTGGATTTCGAGAAATGGACAAAAc aaatgGCAAACTAAATATAGTTATGATGTATGTCCATCGTTATATTCGTCTTACGCCTCTCGTAGCTGCTTCACTTTTGTACACCTTCAGTATCAATGAGATCATTTTTACAGGTCCATTCAGGGAGAAGACACTCGGAACAGATAATTGTACTCCAGAAAATTGGTGGCCTATTCTGTTGTATATCCAAAATTACTTTATTCAAGAACCTCAA tGCTTTGCAAGATCCTGGTATTTGGcaattgattttcaactgtATTTGTTTGCCCCCTTCCTGTTGTTGGCTATGCGGAAATGGGGGAAAAAGTTCTTCGCTGTTTTGCTTGTATTGTCGTTAATGTCAATAGCTTGTGTGATGACAATTTTTATAGCAAACGGATTTACAAATTTGAGATC ATTCCAGAACCCTAATGAATGGACCAAGACGTACATTCCAATGCACACTAGGTGCTCACCTTGGCTTGTTGGCTTCGGATTGGGATATTTTATGCACATAAATCGTCAAAGGAAGTTCCATCTTTCAAAG GTCTTTCAACTTTTAGCTTGGTTTGTGAGTGCCTTTATTATGATTGCCGTAGTGTTTGGACCCTATTTCACAATGAGCACCAAAGGCAATGGAACTGTCTTTGAAGCTGCCATGTACGAGGGTTGGAAGCGATTTTCTTGGGCCATCGCCTTAGCTTGGATCACTTTTGCCTGTCAAATTGGAATCGGCGGGACAGTTGATGCATTCCTCTCGCATCCATACTGGCAGCCTTTTGCTAAATTGACGTACTCTTTGTATCTCATACATTCATTTGTTCTGAGGGTCAATTTCGGAATGATGCGAActgaaattttcttttctgaTTATAATGct GTACTTTATTTCTGGAATACTTTTGGAATTTCAATGATGGTCGCTATAATTTCAACGCTGGCCTTCGAATCGCCAATTTTAATATTGGAGAAGTTCATATTTGGTGGATCATCAAGTGACAAGAAACAAACGCCGCCGCCATCGGAGCCTGCGATTCAACGTGTTACATTTGCAGAACCACCTCAAAAGGGTGTTTAG
- the LOC129947245 gene encoding nose resistant to fluoxetine protein 6-like, whose protein sequence is MDAKKWFLLFVNLSLFMNGISSFTVINNVTVNSDILKEIFFEYIQKTEEIDFEVLQESEKYDYKKCFLSLREIVGSFPNKDVISFFDAWGHLPSGISSGNYYDIGDFDQCVKNSLPLNEINSDAATGQYCFVSLAVPENSGALNTGICVPETCSPEFVTKIFKKSSDELLNGALSDIVSVGHCTDGKIPPLNAMNIIVITIFSIMTALMILSSFYEFYMDYYQKTPVPVLLAFSVLTNGKKLFAINTKRSRNSIDCFNGIRVLSTLWIVCHHINSNLYFMQNTNFIKFNEFAKTFFYMPFAMATNAVNTFLFIGGLLVAFNGFRDLDKTKGKINVVMNVVHRYIRLTPIVAVGLLLAYGIYELLFTGPFRDRAISANSCDGSNWWPILLYIQNYYVTKKTCYDEAWYLAVDFQLYVLSPLLLVPMWKWGKKIAYFIVLLIVPSIAYIIVIFFIKGFTGYTQGTNLGEWELVYIPTHTRWTPWLIGFVLGYFMHLNRQTNFNVPKQVQLFGWIGSLTLLFLVVFGPYFAIRDGVESVFWAAMYAGFKHIAWTIALVWITFACYYGIGGIIDTFLSHPIWQPFTRLTYALYMMHMAVIRINFGTSRLPIYFSLYSILQYFFCALGITLFVAIYVTLAFESPILILEKFIFGGSKPVQKKVLVDSEQPAEKKPTAAVGTMPRIS, encoded by the exons ATGGACGCGAAAAAATGGTTCTTATTGTTCGTGAATTTAAGTCTTTTCATGAATGGAATCTCTTCGTTTACTGTAATAAATAATGTGACAGTTAATAGTGATATTttgaaggaaatattttttgagtataTTCAAAAGACCGAAGAAATTGATTTTGAGGTTCTGCAAGAATCGGAAAAATATgattataagaaatgttttttaagtctACGGGAAATTGTTGGCAGTTTTCCAAATAAAGATGTTATTTCAT TCTTTGATGCCTGGGGTCACTTGCCTTCGGGAATATCCTCCGGGAACTATTACGATATCGGTGATTTTGACCAATGTGTGAAAAATTCCCTGCCTCTAAACGAAATCAACAGTGATGCAGCAACAGGCCAATACTGTTTTGTATCTTTGGCTGTTCCTGAAAACTCAGGTGCATTAAATACTGGAATATGTGTTCCTGAGACTTGCAGTCCTGAATTTGTGacgaagattttcaaaaaatcatcagATGAACTTCTAAATGGTGCTCTCTCGGATATAGTATCAGTTGGACATTGTACAGATGGAAAAATCCCACCACTTAATGCAATGAACATTATTGTAAT aacaattttttcaattatgaCGGCTTTGATGATCTTGAGttctttttatgaattttatatgGACTATTATCAAA aaaCACCTGTCCCAGTTCTGTTGGCATTTTCGGTTTTAACAAACGGAAAGAAACTATTCGCGATCAATACAAAACGATCTCGCAACAGTATTGACTGTTTCAATGGAATACGTGTCCTCTCAACTCTTTGGATTGTGTGCCATCACATTAAttccaatttgtatttcatgcaaaatactaattttataaaatttaatgaa tttGCGAAAACGTTTTTCTATATGCCATTCGCCATGGCTACGAATGCAGTGAATACATTCCTTTTCATTGGTGGACTTTTGGTGGCATTTAATGGATTCCGAGACTTGGACAAAac GAAGGGAAAAATAAACGTCGTCATGAATGTCGTTCATCGCTACATCAGACTTACCCCAATTGTAGCTGTTGGACTTCTTTTAGCTTATGGTATATACGAGCTTCTCTTTACTGGACCATTTAGAGATAGGGCTATTTCGGCAAATTCCTGTGATGGAAGTAATTGGTGGCCGATTCTTTTGTATATTCAAAACTATTATGTCACAAAAAAGACC TGTTATGACGAAGCTTGGTATTTAgctgttgattttcaactttatGTTCTGTCACCATTGCTTTTGGTTCCGATGTGGAAATGGGGAAAGAAAATTGCATATTTCATTGTTCTCCTAATAGTTCCATCGATTGCATATATTATCGTAATATTTTTCATCAAAGGATTCACTGGATACACACAAGG taCAAATTTAGGTGAATGGGAATTGGTTTACATTCCAACCCACACAAGGTGGACTCCTTGGTTAATAGGTTTTGTTTTGGGCTACTTTATGCATTTAAACCGTCAAACAAACTTCAATGTTCCAAAG CAAGTTCAACTATTTGGATGGATCGGGAGTCTTACGTTACTGTTTCTTGTGGTATTTGGGCCATATTTCGCTATACGGGATGGCGTAGAGAGCGTCTTCTGGGCTGCAATGTACGCAGGATTTAAACATATTGCGTGGACGATTGCTCTAGTTTGGATAACATTTGCATGCTATTACGGAATTGGTGGAATTATTGATACATTCTTGTCACATCCAATTTGGCAGCCTTTTACACGTTTGACATACGCCTTGTATATGATGCATATGGCTGTGAtaagaattaattttggaaCGTCCCGTCTGCCAATATATTTCTCATTGTATAGTATT CTCCAATACTTCTTTTGTGCTCTTGGAATAACGCTATTTGTAGCTATTTACGTGACATTAGCATTTGAATcgccaattttaattttggaaaaattcataTTTGGTGGTTCAAAACCTGTGCAGAAGAAGGTTTTAGTTGACTCAGAGCAACCAGCTGAGAAGAAACCAACTGCCGCTGTAGGTACAATGCCAAGGATTTCATAA
- the LOC129948476 gene encoding uncharacterized protein LOC129948476 yields MFFLLCLTSNILTNEVSSFTVFNNVTIKNNDILKELLFRQMQNYKNDDFIAEQESVGKYDSKKCVLSLREITDHFPDEKVFQFFDAWGHLPSGLASGNYYDVGEFDQCLRTSVSLNKIASGGIVVNGQYCFVSMDLPKSVQTGICIPDTCSPEFLTNIFKNASDKHVNGALSEKLSVEYCTDGKIPPMTTIQISALSIFSVVTVLMILSSLYDFLVQYYKKKPLPVLLAFSILSNGSKLFATNTKRSRNSIGCFNGIRVLSTLWIMIHHTSSLMRIMRNIPMIEFLQLKHTLFFMPFAMSTISLDSFFFIGGLLVAFNGFKDLDETKGKINITRNIIHRYIRLTPIVAAGLLLYYGIHEQLFSSGPFKDIVMETNNCDENNWWPNLLFIQNYYFLDKICYVEAWYLAVDFQLYIFSPLLLISMWKWGTKIIYLIAILIVTSISYVIAVYFMEEYTAFTPGINIGEWEKVYVPTHARCNSWLIGFVFGYFMHYHRQADFNMSRFLQLIGWIGSLVIMIAVVYGPFPTIHAYGKGSVFEAAMYEGFKHIFWSAVLVWITFACHYGFGGVVDAFLSHPIWQPLSRLTYALCMMHMAVLKIHFAITRHSPVHFSTYNCLMFFWVIFGETLLISIFMTLGFELPVSVVEKFLFGKVKKSTKLNTVEEKEQTTPLIVSVNTQWRRKLLYLKYLNISILFYHSGRTMQFHCSLFLIIIFAVINRNDTLSIVNNVSVSSDVLSKIFFEEIKNNPNKVYTSGRDFDQYNTEKCIVSLREIIQRYPSLEVARVFDAWGNLPAGISTGNQYDLGNYDECVKFDLKFYDSTNVIRQQYCFATLLLKQDTSPASPFDFFSENKQINVGICIPESCSPDLLTSIFRESSKNIYAGALSEITVRECSDGRVPRLTASIIACISVLGILTILMILSSVYDIYVSHCQKNPNPVLIAFSILTNGKRLFAINTKRSRSSIDCLTGIRAISTLWIINHHVYTNVLQTPAINFPDISAWFFSWEFMPIYNASISVDTFFFMGGLLVAWIGFKELDKTNGKINFFMNIIHRYIRLTPVLAAGLVLAYSINKIIYTGPFRDVYLANNNCNSYNWWPILLYIQNYYTPDNNLSYATCYAEAWYLAIDFQLYALSPMILVPMWKWGRKFASVLLGLGLISIGWVMGIYFYNNFNALILGVNPHEWEIVYTVTHTRFAPWLIGFGFGYFMHKNRESQFKISKIVQIIGWILSFFTMTAIVFGTYFSLNANYGKGTVFEAAMYESLKRVSWALAQVWITFACHYGYGGIVDAFLSHPFWQPFGRLSYAMYMMHMAIIRMHFGMTRTEIYFSVYNQFLNFWSAFGTTLLVSIYVTLAFESPVLVLERIIFNRKKSPMKKEDPVVQVVPANVLPSHQHQERIPE; encoded by the exons atgttctttttattatgtttaacttcaaatattttaactaacGAAGTTTCTTCTTTTACTGTTTTTAATAatgtaacaattaaaaataatgatattttgaaGGAGTTGTTGTTTAGACAAAtgcaaaactacaaaaatgatgatttcATAGCTGAGCAAGAATCTGTTGGAAAATACGAttcgaaaaaatgtgttttaagttTGCGTGAAATAACGGATCATTTTCCAGacgaaaaagtttttcaat tcttcGATGCCTGGGGTCATTTACCATCTGGACTAGCTTCAGGGAACTACTATGATGTTGGAGAATTTGATCAATGTCTCAGGACATCAGTGTCCTTAAATAAAATAGCCAGTGGTGGTATTGTGGTAAATGGCCAATACTGCTTTGTATCTATGGACCTTCCGAAATCTGTTCAGACTGGAATATGTATTCCTGACACTTGCAGTCCTGAATTTttgacaaacattttcaaaaatgcatcTGATAAACATGTAAATGGTGCACTTTCggaaaaattgtcagttgaatatTGCACAGATGGAAAAATCCCACCGATGACAACAATTCAAATCAGTGCTCT atcaatattttctgttgttACAGTATTGATGATTCTAAGTTCGTTATATGATTTCCTAGTGCAATATTATAAAA aaaaacctTTACCAGTCCTTTTGGCATTCTCAATTTTATCAAACGGAAGTAAACTTTTCGCCACCAATACGAAACGATCTCGTAATAGCATTGGTTGTTTTAATGGAATTCGCGTCCTATCAACTCTTTGGATAATGATCCATCACACAAGTTCTCTTATGAGGATTATGAGAAATATTCCAATGATTgaatttttacaa TTGAAACACACTTTGTTCTTCATGCCATTTGCAATGTCAACAATTTCGTTAGATTCATTCTTTTTCATTGGTGGACTATTGGTGGCATTTAATGGATTCAAGGACTTGGATGAAAc gaaaggaaaaataaatatcacCAGAAACATCATCCATCGTTACATCAGGCTTACACCGATTGTAGCTGCTGGACTTCTGCTATATTATGGCATTCACGAGCAATTATTTAGTAGTGGTCCTTTCAAGGACATTGTTATGGAGACAAATAACTGTGATGAAAATAATTGGTGgccaaatcttttgtttatccAAAACTATTATTTTCTAGATAAAATT TGTTATGTAGAAGCTTGGTACTTAGCTGTTGATTTTCAGCTTTATATCTTCTCACCACTGCTCTTGATTTCGATGTGGAAATGGGgaacgaaaattatttatttgattgctATTTTAATAGTTACATCAATAAGCTATGTTATAGCTGTCTACTTTATGGAAGAATATACTGCTTTTACACCAGG aaTAAATATTGGTGAATGGGAAAAGGTGTATGTTCCCACACATGCTAGATGCAATTCTTGGTTAATAGGTTTTGTTTTCGGATACTTTATGCATTACCATCGTCAGGCGGATTTCAATATGTCAAGG TTTCTGCAACTTATTGGGTGGATCGGAAGCTTAGTGATAATGATTGCTGTTGTATATGGACCGTTTCCTACAATTCACGCTTATGGAAAAGGCTCAGTTTTCGAAGCAGCGATGTATGAAGGTTTCAAGCATATTTTCTGGTCAGCGGTCCTAGTGTGGATAACATTTGCTTGTCACTATGGATTCGGAGGAGTTGTTGACGCATTCCTGTCACATCCCATCTGGCAACCGCTCTCACGCTTGACCTACGCCTTATGTATGATGCATATggctgttttaaaaattcattttgcaATCACTCGTCATTCGCCAGTTCATTTTTCAACATATAATTgt TTAATGTTcttttgggttatttttggtGAAACTCTATTGATTTCAATCTTCATGACATTAGGATTCGAATTACCTGTTTCAGTTGTGGAAAAATTCCTTTTTGGCAAAGtgaaaaaatcaacaaagctTAACACTGTGGAGGAAAAGGAACAGACAACTCCACTTATTGTCAGCGTAAACACACAATGGAGGCGAAAG ctgttgtatttaaaatacttaaacatttcgattttattttatcattcgGGAAGAACGATGCAATTTCACTGTTCTCTTTTTCTAATAATTATATTTGCTGTAATAAACAGAAATGATACACTTTCGATTGTGAATAATGTTTCTGTTTCAAGTgatgttttaagtaaaattttctttgaggaaatcaaaaataatcCAAATAAAGTGTATACTTCCGGTCGAGATTTTGATCAATACAACACTGAAAAGTGTATCGTAAGTTTGCGAGAAATTATTCAACGATATCCAAGCCTTGAAGTTGCACGTG TTTTCGACGCATGGGGTAATCTTCCAGCAGGTATATCCACTGGAAACCAATATGATCTTGGAAACTATGATGAATGTGTCAAATTTGACTTAAAGTTCTATGATTCAACAAATGTAATAAGGCAACAATATTGTTTTGCCACATTACTTCTAAAGCAGGATACTTCACCTGCAAGTCCATTTGACTTTTTTagcgaaaataaacaaataaatgtagGAATATGCATTCCGGAAAGTTGTAGTCCAGATTTATTGACATCAATATTTCGAGAatcatctaaaaatatttacgCTGGAGCTCTATCCGAAATTACTGTTAGAGAATGCTCAGATGGAAGAGTTCCACGCTTAACAGCATCTATCATCGCTTGCAT ATCGGTATTAGGAATATTGACAATATTGATGATTTTAAGCTCAGTTTATGATATCTATGTGAGTCATTGTCAGA AAAACCCAAACCCTGTCCTCATTGCCTTCTCAATACTTACCAATGGAAAGCGTTTATTTGCAATTAACACCAAACGTTCACGAAGCAGTATTGACTGTCTCACTGGAATCCGAGCCATATCGACGCTTTGGATTATAAATCATCACGTTTATACGAATGTACTACAAACTCCAGCTATAAATTTCCCAGACATTTCTGCC TGGTTCTTCAGTTGGGAATTCATGCCGATTTACAATGCGAGTATATCGGTGGACACGTTCTTTTTCATGGGCGGCCTGTTAGTGGCTTGGATTGGATTCAAGGAATTGGACAAAAC aaatggaaaaatcaaCTTCTTCATGAACATCATCCATCGTTATATTAGATTGACGCCCGTCCTGGCTGCTGGACTAGTTTTGGCTTATagcataaataaaattatttacacTGGTCCCTTTAGGGACGTATATTTAGCCAATAATAATTGCAACAGCTACAATTGGTGGCCAATTTTGTTGTACATTCAAAACTACTACACTCCAGATAATAATCTTAGTTATGCTACTTGTTATGCAGAAGCTTGGTATTTGGCTATCGACTTTCAACTTTATGCCCTTTCACCAATGATTTTGGTTCCCATGTGGAAATGGGGTAGAAAATTCGCTTCAGTTCTGTTGGGTCTGGGATTGATTTCGATTGGATGGGTGATGggaatatatttttacaataattttaatgcaCTGATTTTGGG TGTCAATCCACATGAATGGGAGATTGTTTATACAGTGACTCACACTAGATTCGCCCCTTGGCTAATTGGATTTGGTTTTGGATATTTTATGCATAAAAATCGTGAATCgcaattcaaaatatcaaaa ATCGTCCAGATTATTGGTTGGATTTTAAGTTTCTTCACAATGACAGCTATCGTATTTGGAACTTATTTCTCCTTAAATGCCAATTATGGCAAAGGTACAGTTTTCGAAGCAGCAATGTACGAGAGTTTGAAACGTGTATCTTGGGCATTGGCACAAGTTTGGATAACATTTGCTTGTCATTATGGTTACGGCGGTATTGTTGATGCATTCTTGTCACATCCATTTTGGCAGCCATTTGGACGTTTGTCATATGCAATGTATATGATGCACATGGCTATAATTCGAATGCATTTTGGAATGACCCGTACTGAGATTTATTTTTCAGTCTATAATCAg tttcttaatttttggagCGCTTTTGGGACAACATTGCTTGTGTCCATTTATGTTACGTTAGCTTTTGAATCACCAGTTTTAGTATTGGaaagaatcatttttaataGGAAGAAATCTCCAATGAAGAAGGAGGACCCTGTGGTGCAGGTAGTCCCGGCTAATGTATTACCATCGCATCAGCATCAAGAAAGAATTCCAGAATGA